Sequence from the [Bacteroides] pectinophilus genome:
TTCAGTAATGTTTAACGCATGTCCTATTAAGGGTTCTACAATAGATCTAATATCTACTATACTTGCCTTAACATAAACAGCTACATCTTTTAAATCATCAGTATACAAATTTTTATATGGAATATCTATGGTCACTGTTGTTTCGGTAGCATTCTGCTGTATCTCACCATTTCCAAGAATCATTCCAAGCATATAAGCCATTTCAATATTCATAAAAGTCTCCTTTCATCCCAATACATTCGTGTACTATTTTTGCAAAATATTGTCTATTTGATCTGCAATTGCTTTTGCCATTAAAGGTGGCACTGCATTTCCAATCTGCTGCCTAATATATAACTTTTGTCCGATAAATACGAATTTATCATCAAATGATTGTATTCTTGCAGCTTCTCTTGGCGTAATTGCTCGATGCAGAAACGGATGATTATTCGTTCCATTTGAAGATGCATCAAATCTAGTATCTATAGTCGGTGACACTGCATCCCACTTTAGTCTTCCCCATGTTCCTGAAAACTGCTGATTACCAACCATATCCGATGGAAGATGTTCTTTCCCACACTCTGGCGGAATCATCTCAAGTTTTTTTATTGCAATCGCCGCATGATTTGATGCCTTGTGATTATATAATTTCTTACTTCCTCTTCGCATCTGTTTTTGATACTCGCTACTTGGTTCTGTGATATAATCCTGTTCAAATTCTCCCTCGCCTGAATTTAAATAAGCCAAGTCGTATATCGCATCTCTAACTGTAACAGGAGTTTCACATGTAGCTGCCGGAAGTGGAATACTTTTATTTTTTGAACAAATGAAAATTGCCCTTTGTCTCGCCTGTGGCACACCAAAATCTGACGCTGTTAATACTCCATATTCGACATGGTATCCCATTTCTGTTACTTTTTTAATTATCTGATCTTTAAACCACCCGGCTGATGTAGATAATAATGCTTTCACATTTTCTATCACAAACACCTCTGGCTTTAATATTTCTACAAAACGTAAATATTCATTGAAAAGAAAATTCCTTGGATCATCCAGTCCTAATTTTTTACCCTTTAATGAAAATCCTTGGCATGGCGGACCACCAATAATCATATTCACTTTTTTTGCTTTACACAATTCTATGACCTTGGCTTTTATTTTTTCATCTGTAATATCCCCGCATACAGTTTCTGTATCTGGCATATTGTGCTTAAATGTCTGAAGTGCCTTTTCATTAAAATCCAATGCGACTTCAGTTGTGAAATGCTCATTTTTTTCCATTCCATATGACATTCCACCTGCTCCGCTAAACAAATCTAGTATTCTAAACATTGGAGTTTCCTCTTTCATTGGTTGCTTATTTTTTATCAGTATTCTTTTAAACAGTAATTTTCCATTAATCGTAGGCTTAAACAAATCATACTCATTATCCGAGCCGTGGTTCGCTTCCCCTACAATTTCAAACTGCTCACTATTATACCTATTAATTATTGTTATTGGCACTCCCATAATTCCGGGATAATCATATGGGATATCCGTTATCCTTCTGACATTGATTGCATCATAGTCATCATATTTTGGATATTCTTCTGGTGTATATTTTTTCGTTAAATTCAGTCTTTCATGCCTTCTATCATTATCAAGATTGGTAAGCCACATTGCATTACCTAGGCTTCTCCACTTTTGCCCCGTCTCATCAACCCAATATCTGGTTGACCGTGGTTCAGAAGAATCTGGAACTCTAAATTTCATCTCTCCAAATTGATATCCAGTCCATACTTCATTATTTTGAATCAACGGAAATATTTCTTTGTATGTTAATGCATTCTGATTTCCTATAATCAGAAAATTCTTCTTGTATTTAACAATCTCTGCAACAATTTCTTTAAACAGCGAGAAAGGGGGATTCGTAACTACTATATCGCATTCTGCCAAATACTGGAGACATTCATCACTTCTAAAATCCCCATTCCCTTTTAATTTTTTTATAACTTTAGACTGCAGCAAAAATTGAGTAACATACTCATCCGACAACTCACCCTGTCCCTCGCATATTCCGGTAATATCCAGAACATATCCATTTCCTTTAGTCAGCACTTTGCTATCATCATCCATAAGAGCGACCTGAGTACCCATAACTTTTGATGAACTAAAGGAAGTACATATCAACCTTTTCAGTTTTAGGACATTAAAATTTTTCAAAAAGAACTTGCAAAAATTTGATTCAAATGGATCATCACAATTACACAAGACCGTTTTTCTTTCAAAATGTTGCACATAATGTGCCATCTCCTTTTCGACAGTCTCATATGTTGTGTAAAACTCATCGTCCTTGGCATTTTTGGCCATTTGCAAGTTTGTATTTTTGTTTCCCATCTTCGATTATGCTCCTTTGTCATATTTTATGTAACTCTCAGCATAAATCGTTTAAATATCAATGTGCATATCTACCCGTAGAGTTCCTATTCGCATATTATCTCATGCCCTTTTGGTGTTCTATTTTATGAATGCGTCTAGGATCCTCTGGTTTTGTTGCATCCGAAGGAATCATCCACATTCGTCCCTTTAAGACTGCACCATCAATTCTTCCCTCTTTACAGTATATAGCGACTCTTCGCTGTGATATATTCCATTTTTCTGCTACTTCTGCTGATGTTAAGTAATCCATTTTTAGCCCTCCGTGGACAGGAAAAATTACAATTCAACACTCTTATTATATTCGAGATTGCGAACAGTTTCAAGCTCTTTTTCTTTCTGCTTTGAATATATAAAACGCTCCTATTCGCATTGCCATATTTCGTTTGCTTTAGTTATAATCAGGCGTCCATCCTCGCACTTCACTTCAATCTGCTCCCCAATGTCAAATCCTAGTTCCGAGAGCCATTTCCCTTTCAACACAATGCTCGGTGTCCGCTTGTACTGATATCCACTTGCTTCATAAACCTTCATTTCTCTATATTTTTTATATGCCATATTCATCTTCTCCTTTTGCCATTTTTTAGACTTCTGCCATAAGATTAAACTTACGCTGAATTATTGCTTCTTTTGCTAATTTATACATTTTGTGAAATACCCCCTTGAACAAGGAAAACGACAACGGGGAATAATTTCCTCGTCTAAGCACAGTTTTAGAATGTAAATTATAGCGATATGTAGTGGCACAAATGCCCAGTTTATGCGGGTTTCAGGCACTAGGGGGATATCCAACTTTAGAGTCTTAACACCGCTTATTGCAAGTATATGTGCTATTCCACTTCTTTGGTACAGGACATTAATCGCGCTGTCAAGTTCTGACTTGTCTCCCAGAATCATCGACATGACTATTCCTGCATCTTCCGCCTCCGAGCATTTTGTTATTGACTGCTGCATCACAGCCTTCACGGCGAATATCAGCCCAAGTAACCTGTTTTCATTATGCCGTATTACACTAATGCTATCTGCATTTACTTTCCCATTTACATTAAGTGAAGCATAGTATTTTTTTGCATCAAATTCTCCCGGATTCATTGCACTGTCAAAATCCGAAAGCCTGCCTGACACAATTATGGTATCTCCTTCGCCACACTCTTCCGTACCATATGGCACATATACAATGAGATTATAATGCGTGCCCGCTCTGCATATTGTTTTTCTTCTGTCTGCATAACTGCATGAAATCTGAATCTGTTTTCCTGAGGATTTGTTGCGGATTTTGGTGACTTTACCCGAAATCTGTGATATATCTTCCGGATATGTTGTGTTCATACGCCTTTGCGCTGTATGCGCTCCGGCAAAGATAAATATTAGAATTAAGACTGTTGTAATAATATTGCCGCAATGACTATTGCCGAAGTGACCGGCAACATCGCTTTTTTCGGCCATGCTGCGCCGTCCTGATAAATGCAAATCATGGCACTGACGCATTACCGCTGATATAATTACCATGATTGCAAATGCTGATGGAAGCCACATCATGTCAAAGACAGCACCCGCTATTCCGGTAATCTGTGCGAGTGCCATCCATACAAGCGGGCGTTTTATCATTAACATTCCCCCTTTTTATGTGCAGGCAGTTATGTATATGCTGCAGATCTACTCCCCTGTCTTCTGCACTATATCTTCATTATTTGTAAACTTTGTCTCAAGCGAAATGCTCTCCCTGTACATTCTGTTGGATTCCCCGTTAATCAGAATCTGTACGCGGTCAATCTGCGGAATGTCACACAGTGAATTCACGATTGAATATACCGGAACCATCTCTGCTGCGTTAACCATACCGTCTATGAATGTAGAATCAAGATTAACATAGCATGTTCCGTCGGTAACAGATATTCCAAGAAGCTTTACATTGGCAGGAAGTGTCCTGTAATATCCGGAAATCCCCGGTCCGTTTATGAGCTGCTCGACCACTACTCTTTCAATCGGAACATTCTTATTATATGTTACGTTCATATCCATCGGTATAAGCTTATCGCCCTTAGCATTAGCAAAATAAAGCTTTATATCGGCTGACTGTATATCTGCCGAGTTACTCCCTGATGCTTCAACAAAATCATCTGCGCTCATCATTCCTATCACAGTTCCATCAGCATATGTTGCAGGTGCACCATCTACATAGAACGTAACATGGTCAACTTCCGGAAGCTGCGTAAGTGTCTTAACAACTGCTGCACGGTAAAGCACTTCCGTTGCATTATCCATTGACTTATATGTATCCGTATAATATATATATACATTCTGACCATCTGTCTGTACATGATCCACTTTGACATATGCAGGTCTTGCCGGAATAAATGTACTTTTCTTTCTTGCCTTATCCATCTCATTAACAAGCGCCTGTGCATCTGCAGATTCGTCAAGCTTTGTCTTGTATTCGGCCAATGCCGTGCGTTCCTGATTAACATAGTATATTGTGAACTGATTCTTTGACGATGATGCCCCGCAGCCTGTCAATGATACTGTAATAAACACACATACCGACAGAACGGCCAGCATTTTTTTGCATGTATTCAATATATTAATATTATGACTTTTCACAACTGCCTCCTGCCATCTATTCGGGTACGTAATTTAGCGGTATTCTCACCGTAAATGTAGTTCCCACGTCTTCTTCACTGTGAAGCCTTATTGCCCCATGGTGCATAAGAACCGCATTACGTACAATCGAAAGTCCGAGTCCTGTCCCGCCTGTCTGTCTTGAACGTGCCTTATCAACACGGTAGAATCTCTCAAACACCATCTTCTGGCTCTCCTGAGGGATACCTATTCCGTTATCCTCCACACGCACATAAAAATATCTGTGATCCGCATTCAGTGATACATGCACCCAGCCGTTGTCACGATTGTATTTGATTGCATTCTCCACAAGATTGGATATGGCAATCGTAAACTTAACCTCATCAATCTCGGCAACAACGGGCCTGAAGCTTTCAAAAAGGAGCTCTATATTCTTCTTCTGGGCAATCGGCTTAAGTCTCTTAAGTATAAGCTCAAGAAGCTCATTAATATTAACCGAAGAAATATTAAGCGTCATTGAAGACTTATCCATCTTAACAAGCGATAGGAGATCATCAATTATCTTACTCTCTCTGTCAATCTCTTCAACAATATCTGCCATAAATTCCCGGTAAAGTTCAACAGGGACATCTTCCTGCGTATTAAGTGAATCTGCCAGTACCTTCATTGATGTGATAGGTGTCTTAAGTTCATGTGATACATTAGACACAAATTCCTGCCGTGACTCGTCAAGATTATTCATCTTATCAAGTATGTCGTTAAAGCCCGATGTCATGTCCGAAAGCTCGCTATACGCTCCCTTCCTGATTCTGCGGTCATAATGTCCCATCGCTATATCGTTGACCTGGTGCGTAACATTGCCTATGGGACGCACAAGTATCCCGGATATGATAAATGCAATAATAATGAGCATTGTTATTGCCGAAACCTTGATTATGTATATCTTCTGCAGCACATCATCAGTATAATTAAGAGCTTCACTTACATCTGTTGACATAACAACAACTGCATATGCATTCTTATTGTCATCCAGAACAGGAGTCATTATCTCTATGCTTCCTGCTGCTTTGTTATACGCAGAAATAGTTTTTTTCGTTGTAAACGCTTTGATAACATTCTCAGATACAATTGTCTTGCCGCTCTCAAAAGCATATGAATCATATGCAATAACATATCCGTAATTAACAAGAAGAATCCGTGAATCACTGAATGTAGAATACTGTCTTATGACAGCCTCATAAGAACCGGTTGATGTAAATGTCTTATCCTGATACTTGCCAATCTCTCCGGCCAGTGCAACAGCCTGTACCTGAAGCTGTGCCTGCGTATTATTAATCATCGCTGACCTGTAATAAGCATGCATGGAATGTTCAAGTACAGTCATCGGTATAGAACCAAGTATGAGTATCACAGCAAATATGCCAAATCTCATACTATGGATAAACTTTTTGATTTTACCAATAATGGTCTTAATTCTGCCCAAAATAATAGCCTACTCCCCACTTTGTCTGTATATATTTAGGATCGCTTGCGTTAGGTTCAACCTTCTCGCGCAGTCTTCTTACATGTACATCAACCGTTCTTACATCTCCCGGATAATCATACCCCCAGACTGTATTAAGAAGCGACTCTCTTGAATACACTTTGCCGGGATTAGATGCAAGCAGTTCCATAAGGTCAAATTCCTTGGCTGTAAGATATATCTCTCTTCCGCTTATCTGAAGCGTTCTTGCATCGCAATCAAGCTTAAGACTTCCTGAACTGATTACCTTACGTGCGGCCTCGCTTTGTCTGCCCTCGCTCTCACTTCCACCGCTTCTTCTGAATATTGCCTTCATTCTTGCTTTAACCTCGAGAATGTTAAACGGCTTCGTTATATAATCATCGGCACCATATTCCAATCCGAGAATCTTATCCATATCATCGCCCTTAGCCGTAAGCATAATTATCGGTACATTGGAGAACTCCCTTACCTGCTGGCATACTGCAATTCCGTCTATCTTTGGCAGCATCAGATCAAGCAGCACCATGTCATATGTGTTGGTTTTGATCATCTCAAGTGCTTCCTCGCCATCATAAGCACAGTCAACTTCCATTCCATCCTGTAAAAGGCTGAAGCGTATTCCTTTTACGATTAATTTTTCATCATCTACTACCAAAATCTTCCTTGCCATCTGATTCTCCAATTTTCATAATTAAATATATAATTCCGAATTCCGGTCACTTTACACAGATATCATCTTTAATCTTTGAGTACGCGGCTTCCTTTATTCCGCTTACTTTCATGACATCCTCCGTCTTCTTGAAACTTCCGTTGCGCGTTCTGTAATCTACTATATCTCTTGCCCTTGACTCCCCAATTCCCTTAAGTGTCATCAGCTGTTCAACAGACGCCGTGTTAATGTTAATCTTTGTCTTCTGTCCATAAATGTCATCATCACCGGTTACACTTCCGGATAATCTGCTTCCTGCCACATCGTCTTCTGCTTCATCCAGATGAGGAACATACAAGGTCTGTCCGTCAGTGACAGTCTTAGCCATTGAAACCGACAGAGTGTACGCGTCCTCTGCAAAGCCTCCTGCAAGTGCTATCAGTTCATGCACCCTTGAGCCTTCCCTCACTTCATAGACGCCCGGTTCATTGACACTTCCGCACACATAAACATATATAAGTTCCGGCTGTGATTCCTGCAAGGCCGTATCGTTCTTACCGTTCTGCAGCTCAGCGTCCGTTGTGCCAGCATCCGGCATTTCAGTCATGCTCTCCGGTCTGTAGTCCGGCATATAATCTGACATATAGTATATGCTTCCGCATATAAGAACTGCCAGTGCAAAAATTATTAATTTGTTAGTTTTATGCATATTCTCCCACCTTCTCCGGTAGAAGCCCCTTTATGCTTATTTCATTTTATATGAATCAGCTTCATATTACAAGTGATTTTGCAAGAGATTTACAACAGATTTTGCCTGCAAAACCCAAAAAAATATTTACACTAAGTTAGCGATATAGTACAATGGAAAGCATGTATTGGAAAGGCATGGTTATATAAAATATGAATGATAAAATCAACAATCTTATCAAAAAATTTCTGAACAAAGAAACTATAAGCTATTTAATTTTCGGTGTACTCACAACAATAATCAATATTGTTGTCTTCTGGTTTGCCGAACGCGAACTTGCATTTATAATGTCTGAAGATGCCGCATCCCTTGTAGGCAATGTTATAGCATGGGTTATTTCTGTTGCATTTGCTTTTGTAACTAACAAGCTTTTTGTCTTTGAAAGCAAAAGCATGGCTTTTAAAGTAGTAATGGCAGAACTTACAGGATTTGTAATCGCAAGACTTCTCTCACTTGCTTTCGATGAAGGGTTTATGTTCGTTGCAATTGTACTCCTTGGCATGAACAGTCTTCTTGCGAAGATTATAAGCAATGTATTTGTGGTAATAATCAATTATGTACTCAGCAAGTTCTTTATATTCAAGAATAAATAATCTATAAGGAGGCATCGATGAAGAAGTTTTCATTTCATTTTAATCTCATAGACGAGGATGACGAGAGGATTCCACATGGCAACCTTACATATATAGTTGCCTTTTTAATTCCTCTTATAATGTTCATGGCACTTTATTATGTACGTGAGATATACCCTTTCGGAGATAACTGCTATCTGCGTTCGGACATGTACCACCAGTACGCGCCATTCTTCAAGGAACTCTGGCGCAAGCTTGCCCATGGTGAAAGTCTCTCATATTCATGGGACATAGGAATGGGCACCAACTTCACTGCATTGTATGCATACTATCTTGCAAGTCCCGTTAACTGGCTCATAGTTCTTTTCCCGCAAAAATATATCATCGAGATAATGAATGCAATTATTATCATAAAAGCTTCTCTCGCAAGTGTTGCATTCACATATTATATCAGCAGGCATTTTAACAATAAAAGCTGCACTATTGCTCTTTTCGGTATGTTCTACGGAATGTCCGGCTTCATTGCCGCATACAGCTGGAATATCATGTGGCTTGACTGTATTGTCATGCTTCCGCTGGTCATGCTTGGTCTTGAGCGCCTCGTTAATGAAAACAAATGTCTTCTTTACTGCATAAGTCTCGGCTTCTGCATTTACACTAATTATTATATTGCAATTATGATATGTATATCCGTTGTTCTGTATTTTGTTGTGCTCATGTTCGTGTATAACAGGAACAGAAGCTTTAAGATATACCTTAAAAAGTTTTTTAACTTCTGCCTTTACTCACTCCTTGCAGGTGGTCTGGCAGCGTGTCTCCTGCTTCCTGTAATGTATGCCTTCTCACTTTCGGCATCAAGCAGTTCGACATTTCCTGAGACTCTTACAAACTATTTTTCAATAGTAAGCATGCTGTGCAGGCATCTCATCAATATACCTGTACATCTCGGACTTGAGC
This genomic interval carries:
- a CDS encoding GtrA family protein, whose translation is MNDKINNLIKKFLNKETISYLIFGVLTTIINIVVFWFAERELAFIMSEDAASLVGNVIAWVISVAFAFVTNKLFVFESKSMAFKVVMAELTGFVIARLLSLAFDEGFMFVAIVLLGMNSLLAKIISNVFVVIINYVLSKFFIFKNK
- the dcm gene encoding DNA (cytosine-5-)-methyltransferase, which encodes MGNKNTNLQMAKNAKDDEFYTTYETVEKEMAHYVQHFERKTVLCNCDDPFESNFCKFFLKNFNVLKLKRLICTSFSSSKVMGTQVALMDDDSKVLTKGNGYVLDITGICEGQGELSDEYVTQFLLQSKVIKKLKGNGDFRSDECLQYLAECDIVVTNPPFSLFKEIVAEIVKYKKNFLIIGNQNALTYKEIFPLIQNNEVWTGYQFGEMKFRVPDSSEPRSTRYWVDETGQKWRSLGNAMWLTNLDNDRRHERLNLTKKYTPEEYPKYDDYDAINVRRITDIPYDYPGIMGVPITIINRYNSEQFEIVGEANHGSDNEYDLFKPTINGKLLFKRILIKNKQPMKEETPMFRILDLFSGAGGMSYGMEKNEHFTTEVALDFNEKALQTFKHNMPDTETVCGDITDEKIKAKVIELCKAKKVNMIIGGPPCQGFSLKGKKLGLDDPRNFLFNEYLRFVEILKPEVFVIENVKALLSTSAGWFKDQIIKKVTEMGYHVEYGVLTASDFGVPQARQRAIFICSKNKSIPLPAATCETPVTVRDAIYDLAYLNSGEGEFEQDYITEPSSEYQKQMRRGSKKLYNHKASNHAAIAIKKLEMIPPECGKEHLPSDMVGNQQFSGTWGRLKWDAVSPTIDTRFDASSNGTNNHPFLHRAITPREAARIQSFDDKFVFIGQKLYIRQQIGNAVPPLMAKAIADQIDNILQK
- a CDS encoding type I toxin-antitoxin system SymE family toxin, with protein sequence MAYKKYREMKVYEASGYQYKRTPSIVLKGKWLSELGFDIGEQIEVKCEDGRLIITKANEIWQCE
- a CDS encoding helix-turn-helix domain-containing protein, with translation MDYLTSAEVAEKWNISQRRVAIYCKEGRIDGAVLKGRMWMIPSDATKPEDPRRIHKIEHQKGMR
- a CDS encoding GerMN domain-containing protein, with amino-acid sequence MKSHNINILNTCKKMLAVLSVCVFITVSLTGCGASSSKNQFTIYYVNQERTALAEYKTKLDESADAQALVNEMDKARKKSTFIPARPAYVKVDHVQTDGQNVYIYYTDTYKSMDNATEVLYRAAVVKTLTQLPEVDHVTFYVDGAPATYADGTVIGMMSADDFVEASGSNSADIQSADIKLYFANAKGDKLIPMDMNVTYNKNVPIERVVVEQLINGPGISGYYRTLPANVKLLGISVTDGTCYVNLDSTFIDGMVNAAEMVPVYSIVNSLCDIPQIDRVQILINGESNRMYRESISLETKFTNNEDIVQKTGE
- a CDS encoding response regulator transcription factor, whose amino-acid sequence is MARKILVVDDEKLIVKGIRFSLLQDGMEVDCAYDGEEALEMIKTNTYDMVLLDLMLPKIDGIAVCQQVREFSNVPIIMLTAKGDDMDKILGLEYGADDYITKPFNILEVKARMKAIFRRSGGSESEGRQSEAARKVISSGSLKLDCDARTLQISGREIYLTAKEFDLMELLASNPGKVYSRESLLNTVWGYDYPGDVRTVDVHVRRLREKVEPNASDPKYIQTKWGVGYYFGQN
- a CDS encoding ATP-binding protein, which codes for MGRIKTIIGKIKKFIHSMRFGIFAVILILGSIPMTVLEHSMHAYYRSAMINNTQAQLQVQAVALAGEIGKYQDKTFTSTGSYEAVIRQYSTFSDSRILLVNYGYVIAYDSYAFESGKTIVSENVIKAFTTKKTISAYNKAAGSIEIMTPVLDDNKNAYAVVVMSTDVSEALNYTDDVLQKIYIIKVSAITMLIIIAFIISGILVRPIGNVTHQVNDIAMGHYDRRIRKGAYSELSDMTSGFNDILDKMNNLDESRQEFVSNVSHELKTPITSMKVLADSLNTQEDVPVELYREFMADIVEEIDRESKIIDDLLSLVKMDKSSMTLNISSVNINELLELILKRLKPIAQKKNIELLFESFRPVVAEIDEVKFTIAISNLVENAIKYNRDNGWVHVSLNADHRYFYVRVEDNGIGIPQESQKMVFERFYRVDKARSRQTGGTGLGLSIVRNAVLMHHGAIRLHSEEDVGTTFTVRIPLNYVPE
- a CDS encoding ComEC family competence protein → MIKRPLVWMALAQITGIAGAVFDMMWLPSAFAIMVIISAVMRQCHDLHLSGRRSMAEKSDVAGHFGNSHCGNIITTVLILIFIFAGAHTAQRRMNTTYPEDISQISGKVTKIRNKSSGKQIQISCSYADRRKTICRAGTHYNLIVYVPYGTEECGEGDTIIVSGRLSDFDSAMNPGEFDAKKYYASLNVNGKVNADSISVIRHNENRLLGLIFAVKAVMQQSITKCSEAEDAGIVMSMILGDKSELDSAINVLYQRSGIAHILAISGVKTLKLDIPLVPETRINWAFVPLHIAIIYILKLCLDEEIIPRCRFPCSRGYFTKCIN
- a CDS encoding helix-hairpin-helix domain-containing protein, with amino-acid sequence MHKTNKLIIFALAVLICGSIYYMSDYMPDYRPESMTEMPDAGTTDAELQNGKNDTALQESQPELIYVYVCGSVNEPGVYEVREGSRVHELIALAGGFAEDAYTLSVSMAKTVTDGQTLYVPHLDEAEDDVAGSRLSGSVTGDDDIYGQKTKININTASVEQLMTLKGIGESRARDIVDYRTRNGSFKKTEDVMKVSGIKEAAYSKIKDDICVK